Proteins from one Chanodichthys erythropterus isolate Z2021 chromosome 15, ASM2448905v1, whole genome shotgun sequence genomic window:
- the nrsn1l gene encoding neurensin 1-like: protein MASCSEVCGSGQAVDSSCRVFGVRSYLHHFYEECTASMREQQEDFQGQRSPLRWSSGFWKVTLAVGVVLLTVGLVVMTVGYAIPTRIEAFGDGELLFVDRQAMRHNHSLHICVLVGTGLLSLGGVLMAGGILKSNFSTTPTQKEDSKGERKGGTRVLSAMRSPADPVMKPPSPASSDVSPLAREDKVQHCS from the exons ATGGCCTCTTGCTCTGAGGTTTGTGGGTCCGGTCAGGCGGTCGACTCCAGCTGTCGTGTTTTCGGGGTGCGCTCCTATTTACACCACTTCTACGAGGAGTGCACAGCCTCAATGAGGGAGCAGCAGGAGGATTTTCAGGGCCAGAGATCACCGCTGCGGTGGAGCTCAGGCTTCTGGAAG GTCACTCTTGCGGTTGGTGTCGTACTCCTGACTGTGGGGCTGGTGGTCATGACAGTGGGCTATGCCATCCCTACTCGTATTGAAGCTTTCGGTGATGGCGAACTGCTGTTCGTGGACCGACAGGCCATGCGCCACAATCACTCGCTACACATATGTGTTCTGGTCGGGACGGGGCTTCTCAGTCTGGGCGGGGTTCTGATGGCAGGTGGAATCTTGAAGTCTAACTTCTCCACAACTCCCACCCAAAAGGAAGACTCAAAAGGAGAACGGAAGGGGGGTACCAGAGTCCTGAGTGCAATGAGAAGTCCAGCAGACCCTGTAATGAAGCCTCCCAGTCCAGCCTCTAGTGACGTGTCTCCTCTCGCTAGGGAAGATAAAGTTCAGCATTGCTCATAA